A window from bacterium encodes these proteins:
- a CDS encoding efflux RND transporter periplasmic adaptor subunit — protein MNRTVTTTIALVCLAALAGCGGKALPDPSGTFEATVVDVAPVIGGRALAVFAAEGQLVARGDTLVILDNELIALQRAETAARRESLVAERRAATADLEQTRRQRALAATTLERAEVLLAQGSATRQRIDDLAAQRDVADDRIEGARARIAALDAEMVRLAAGLAVLDRQLREGVLLSPLDGTVLTRSLEPGEVAVAGRTALRLADLTRLELRVFLEAPDLDRVRLGQDLPVAVDALPGEAFTGRVAWISEEAEFTPKNAQTRHARAQLVHAVKVSVANPDGRLHAGMPAEVRLP, from the coding sequence ATGAACCGCACCGTCACCACCACGATCGCGCTCGTCTGCCTCGCCGCGCTGGCCGGCTGCGGCGGCAAGGCGTTGCCCGATCCGTCCGGGACCTTCGAGGCCACGGTCGTCGACGTCGCGCCGGTGATCGGCGGGCGGGCGCTGGCCGTGTTCGCCGCCGAGGGCCAGCTCGTCGCCCGCGGCGACACGCTGGTGATCCTGGACAACGAGCTGATCGCCCTGCAGCGCGCCGAGACCGCCGCCCGCCGCGAGAGCCTGGTGGCGGAGCGTCGCGCCGCGACGGCCGACCTGGAGCAGACCCGCCGCCAGCGCGCCCTCGCGGCGACCACGCTCGAGCGCGCCGAGGTGTTGCTGGCGCAGGGCAGCGCCACGCGCCAGCGCATCGACGACCTCGCCGCCCAGCGCGACGTGGCCGACGACCGCATCGAGGGGGCCCGCGCGCGCATCGCCGCCCTGGACGCCGAGATGGTCCGCCTCGCCGCGGGCCTGGCCGTGCTGGACCGCCAGCTGCGCGAGGGCGTCCTGCTGTCGCCGCTGGACGGCACGGTGCTGACGCGGAGCCTGGAGCCCGGCGAGGTGGCCGTTGCCGGCCGCACGGCGCTGCGTCTGGCCGACCTCACGCGGCTCGAGCTGCGGGTCTTCCTCGAGGCGCCCGACCTCGACCGCGTGCGCCTGGGGCAGGACCTGCCGGTCGCGGTGGACGCGCTGCCCGGCGAGGCCTTCACCGGCCGCGTCGCCTGGATCAGCGAAGAGGCGGAGTTCACGCCCAAGAACGCGCAGACCCGCCACGCGCGGGCCCAGCTCGTGCACGCGGTGAAGGTGAGCGTCGCCAACCCCGACGGCCGGCTGCACGCGGGGATGCCGGCGGAGGTGCGGCTGCCTTGA
- a CDS encoding ATP-binding cassette domain-containing protein, which translates to MSGEAAVFARGLTRRFGDFTAVESLDLEVAGGEIFGFLGANGAGKTTAIRMLCGLLPPSGGEARVAGCRVGRDTGALKRRIGYMSQRFSLYEDLTVLENLEFFGGVYGLGRAELAARADELLPRLGLDAERGRLTGSLPLGYKQRLSLGCALAHRPRVLFLDEPTGGVDPVARRGFWDLIYEQAADGVTVFVTTHYMDEAEYCGRVSIMVQGRIVALDTPSGLKARTGGADMQDVFLRLVDA; encoded by the coding sequence GTGAGCGGGGAAGCGGCGGTGTTCGCCCGCGGGCTGACGCGGCGTTTCGGCGACTTCACGGCCGTCGAGTCGCTCGACCTCGAGGTCGCGGGCGGGGAGATCTTCGGCTTCCTGGGCGCCAACGGGGCCGGCAAGACCACGGCGATCCGCATGCTCTGCGGGCTGCTGCCGCCCAGCGGGGGCGAGGCGCGCGTGGCCGGCTGCCGCGTCGGCCGCGACACCGGCGCGCTCAAGCGGCGCATCGGCTACATGAGCCAGCGCTTCAGCCTCTACGAGGACCTGACGGTGCTGGAGAACCTGGAATTCTTCGGCGGCGTGTACGGGCTCGGGCGCGCGGAGCTGGCGGCGCGGGCCGACGAGCTGCTGCCGCGTCTCGGCCTCGACGCCGAGCGCGGCCGGCTGACCGGCTCGCTGCCCCTGGGCTACAAGCAGCGGCTGTCGCTGGGCTGCGCCCTGGCCCACCGCCCGCGGGTGCTGTTCCTGGACGAGCCCACCGGCGGCGTGGACCCCGTCGCGCGGCGCGGCTTCTGGGACCTGATCTACGAGCAGGCGGCCGACGGGGTCACGGTCTTCGTCACCACGCACTACATGGACGAGGCCGAGTACTGCGGCCGCGTCTCGATCATGGTCCAGGGCAGGATCGTGGCCCTGGACACGCCGTCGGGCCTGAAGGCCCGCACAGGCGGCGCCGACATGCAGGACGTCTTCCTCAGGCTGGTGGACGCATGA
- a CDS encoding ABC transporter permease: MNRILAVAGKEFLHILRDRRSLAVALLMPLTMVLLYGAVIDMELRDLRVGVLDLDGGDRSRELLRAMTSSGFIIEAERLDGRDAIEAGFRQGRLQAALVVPRGYGEDLARGGARVQILVDGADASTAATVANYLQAVVALVNRDLLRDAGLAAPFDARTRVWFNPELVSARFVVPGLVALVLMMICALLTSIAITREKEAGTLEQILTTPVTPAQVIVGKVLPYVALGALDCAMVLLAGKWVFGVPMAGSWWLLAAYCLLFIVIALSLGLLISARSPSLRVAMMAALMVTMLPTMILSGFVFPIASMPGPLQVVCRLLPATHFLVVLRGIMLKGQAWFPLQTAALVVMAAVLLTLAIRSFRLRLE; encoded by the coding sequence ATGAACCGGATCCTCGCGGTGGCCGGCAAGGAGTTCCTGCACATCCTGCGCGACCGGCGCAGCCTGGCCGTGGCGCTGCTGATGCCCCTGACGATGGTGCTGCTCTACGGCGCGGTCATCGACATGGAGCTGCGCGACCTGCGGGTCGGCGTGCTCGACCTCGACGGCGGCGACCGCAGCCGCGAGCTGCTGCGCGCGATGACCTCCAGCGGCTTCATCATCGAGGCGGAGCGCCTGGACGGGCGCGACGCGATCGAGGCCGGCTTCCGGCAGGGGCGCCTGCAGGCCGCGCTGGTGGTGCCGCGCGGCTACGGCGAGGACCTCGCCCGCGGCGGGGCCCGGGTCCAGATCCTGGTGGACGGCGCCGACGCCTCGACCGCGGCCACGGTCGCCAACTACCTGCAGGCCGTGGTCGCGCTGGTCAACCGCGACCTGCTGCGCGACGCGGGCCTCGCGGCCCCCTTCGACGCCCGCACGCGGGTCTGGTTCAACCCCGAGCTGGTCAGCGCGCGCTTCGTGGTGCCGGGCCTGGTGGCGCTGGTGCTGATGATGATCTGCGCGCTCTTGACGAGCATCGCCATCACCCGCGAGAAGGAGGCCGGCACGCTCGAGCAGATCCTGACCACGCCGGTGACCCCGGCGCAGGTGATCGTGGGCAAGGTGCTGCCCTACGTGGCGCTCGGCGCCCTGGACTGCGCGATGGTGCTGCTGGCCGGCAAGTGGGTCTTCGGCGTGCCGATGGCCGGTTCGTGGTGGCTGCTGGCGGCCTACTGCCTGCTGTTCATCGTCATCGCGCTGTCGCTGGGGCTGCTGATCTCGGCCCGCTCGCCCAGCCTGCGCGTGGCGATGATGGCCGCGCTGATGGTCACCATGCTGCCGACGATGATCCTGTCGGGCTTCGTGTTCCCGATCGCCAGCATGCCGGGGCCGCTGCAGGTCGTCTGCCGCCTGCTGCCGGCGACGCACTTCCTGGTGGTGCTGCGCGGCATCATGCTCAAGGGCCAGGCCTGGTTCCCCCTGCAGACCGCGGCGCTGGTCGTCATGGCGGCGGTGCTGCTGACCCTCGCGATCCGCAGCTTCCGCCTCAGACTGGAGTGA
- a CDS encoding ABC transporter permease: MRALLCLVRKEFKQLRRDTALLRVVFALPIFQLLVLSYALNNDLRNVRVATLDEDRTALSRAVLDAFPASDIFVPGPVARDGDELEALLRAGACDLAVRVPAGFERDALAGRAPSLGIDVDGTNSSLAGRGAGYAGAIAMQEAQRFAAAHAGAAASAPRVETVVRFLYNPELESRLFMVPGVIVMLVTIISALATGMAVVREKELGTLDQVLVTPLTPLQYVVGKTLPFGLIALFDLTLATLFARLWFHVPMLGSPWVLLLGVLAYLLVTLGLGLLASAASNTQQQAMFTVWFFLVFAIMLSGFFFPVDNMPEWARWLTRINPMRYFMDIARGVLLRGAGLADLAGELLTLLGMGVTAFGGAVLAFRREAARS; encoded by the coding sequence TTGAGAGCGCTGCTCTGCCTCGTGCGCAAGGAGTTCAAACAGCTGCGCCGCGACACCGCCCTGCTGCGGGTCGTGTTCGCGCTGCCGATCTTCCAGCTTTTGGTGCTGTCCTACGCCCTGAACAACGACCTGCGCAACGTGCGGGTCGCGACCCTGGACGAGGACCGCACCGCGCTGAGCCGCGCCGTCCTGGACGCCTTCCCGGCCTCGGACATCTTCGTGCCGGGGCCCGTGGCCCGCGACGGCGACGAGCTGGAGGCCCTGCTGCGGGCCGGGGCCTGCGACCTGGCGGTGCGCGTGCCGGCTGGTTTCGAGCGCGACGCGCTGGCCGGACGCGCGCCCTCGCTGGGCATCGACGTCGACGGCACCAACAGCAGCCTCGCCGGACGCGGCGCCGGGTACGCCGGCGCCATCGCGATGCAGGAGGCGCAACGCTTCGCGGCGGCGCACGCGGGCGCGGCCGCGTCCGCGCCGCGCGTGGAGACGGTCGTGCGGTTCCTGTACAACCCCGAGCTGGAGAGCCGCCTGTTCATGGTGCCGGGCGTGATCGTCATGCTGGTGACGATCATCTCCGCCCTGGCCACCGGCATGGCCGTGGTGCGGGAGAAGGAGCTGGGCACCCTCGACCAGGTCCTGGTCACGCCGCTGACGCCGCTGCAGTACGTGGTCGGCAAGACGCTGCCGTTCGGGCTGATCGCGCTGTTCGACCTGACGCTGGCCACGCTGTTCGCCCGCCTGTGGTTCCACGTGCCGATGCTGGGCTCGCCGTGGGTGCTGCTGCTGGGCGTGCTGGCCTACCTGCTGGTGACCCTGGGGCTGGGGCTGCTGGCCTCGGCGGCCTCGAACACGCAGCAGCAGGCGATGTTCACGGTCTGGTTCTTCCTGGTCTTCGCCATCATGCTCAGCGGGTTCTTCTTCCCCGTCGACAACATGCCGGAGTGGGCGCGCTGGCTGACGCGGATCAACCCCATGCGGTACTTCATGGACATCGCGCGCGGGGTGCTGCTGCGGGGGGCGGGGCTGGCGGATCTCGCCGGCGAGCTGCTGACGCTGCTGGGGATGGGGGTGACGGCGTTCGGGGGGGCGGTGCTGGCGTTCAGGCGGGAGGCGGCGAGGAGTTAG
- a CDS encoding ABC transporter ATP-binding protein, translating to MNAADDMSGAAIRVEGLHKSYGERAAVRGLDLAVAPGRICGLIGPDGAGKTTTMRVICGLLRPDAGVARVLGRDSAREPRAVREHLGYMPQRFSLYPDLTVGENLRFFADLFGVPASERVRREAELMEFSRLGPFRKRRAGQLSGGMKQKLALSCTLIHTPEVLVLDEPTTGVDPVSRREFWRILRDLAGRNLALLVSTPYMDEAGLCDEVVLMHEGRAIARGTPDEVAAAFPRRLLEVRGAGLPEALARLAASPRPGVKVHRYGDRLHVVHDDAAQADEVARLLAGAGVELHPVAPGIEDAFVELMTAPAGGEATP from the coding sequence TTGAACGCGGCCGACGACATGAGCGGAGCGGCCATCCGGGTCGAGGGCCTGCACAAGTCCTACGGCGAACGCGCGGCGGTCCGCGGCCTGGACCTCGCCGTGGCCCCGGGCCGCATCTGCGGCCTGATCGGCCCCGACGGCGCCGGCAAGACCACGACCATGCGCGTGATCTGCGGCCTGCTGCGGCCCGACGCAGGCGTCGCGCGGGTGCTCGGTCGCGACAGCGCCCGCGAACCCCGCGCCGTGCGCGAGCATCTCGGCTACATGCCCCAGCGCTTCAGCCTCTACCCGGACCTGACCGTGGGGGAGAACCTGCGCTTCTTCGCCGACCTGTTCGGCGTGCCGGCGTCCGAACGCGTGCGCCGCGAGGCCGAGCTGATGGAATTCAGCCGGCTCGGCCCGTTCCGCAAGCGACGCGCCGGCCAGCTGTCGGGCGGCATGAAGCAGAAGCTGGCCTTGAGCTGCACGCTCATCCACACCCCCGAGGTGCTGGTCCTCGACGAGCCCACCACCGGCGTGGACCCGGTCAGCCGCCGCGAGTTCTGGCGCATCCTGCGCGATCTGGCCGGCCGCAACCTCGCCCTGCTGGTCAGCACGCCGTACATGGACGAGGCCGGCCTCTGCGACGAGGTCGTGCTGATGCACGAGGGCCGGGCCATCGCCCGCGGGACCCCGGACGAGGTGGCGGCGGCCTTCCCGCGCCGCCTGCTGGAGGTGCGCGGCGCGGGCCTGCCCGAAGCCCTGGCCCGCCTGGCGGCCTCGCCCCGGCCGGGCGTGAAGGTCCACCGCTACGGCGACCGCCTGCACGTGGTGCACGACGACGCGGCGCAGGCCGACGAGGTCGCCCGCCTGCTCGCGGGCGCCGGGGTGGAACTGCACCCGGTCGCGCCGGGCATCGAGGACGCGTTCGTGGAACTGATGACGGCGCCGGCCGGCGGGGAGGCGACGCCGTGA